From Streptomyces yatensis, one genomic window encodes:
- a CDS encoding ABC transporter permease translates to MVRFAVRRLLVLLITLLAVSAATFAIPYASGGDPVRTILRSRVSDQALDPSALAALRSELGLDRPILVQYLNWLGRAARGDFGVSFTSRTPVDQLLGSALGVSGTLAVIAIGLAFLAALPLGTLAAMRPGKRLDNGVTVLTQSFVAVPEYWLAPVLVLVFSRYLGWLPSAGWRDPTSIILPAIVLALRPMAYFAQVTRAAMSDVLASPYMTAARSRGLSGRQALLRHGLRNALLPVMTLFSLWFAGLLGGSVVVEVIFAIPGMGRLVYNAVINHDIPLIQGGILSIVALAVLITTATDFLYALINPAVRVRDGAV, encoded by the coding sequence ATGGTCAGATTCGCCGTACGGCGGCTTCTGGTTCTGCTGATCACCCTGCTCGCCGTATCAGCGGCTACCTTCGCCATCCCGTACGCCTCAGGCGGCGATCCCGTCCGGACGATCCTGCGGTCCAGGGTCTCCGACCAGGCCCTCGACCCCTCGGCGCTCGCGGCCCTGCGCTCCGAGCTCGGGCTCGACCGGCCCATCCTCGTCCAGTATCTGAACTGGCTCGGCCGGGCGGCACGGGGCGACTTCGGAGTGTCCTTCACCAGCCGTACCCCGGTCGACCAACTGCTGGGCAGCGCACTGGGGGTGTCGGGCACACTCGCCGTCATCGCCATCGGCCTGGCCTTCCTCGCGGCCCTGCCCCTGGGCACCCTCGCCGCGATGCGGCCGGGGAAGCGGCTGGACAACGGGGTGACGGTGCTGACACAGAGCTTCGTCGCCGTCCCCGAATACTGGCTGGCCCCCGTCCTCGTGCTGGTCTTCTCCCGCTACCTCGGCTGGCTGCCGTCCGCCGGGTGGCGGGACCCCACCTCGATCATCCTGCCGGCGATCGTCCTGGCGCTGCGGCCGATGGCGTACTTCGCCCAGGTCACCCGGGCCGCGATGAGCGACGTCCTCGCATCGCCGTATATGACCGCCGCCCGCAGCCGGGGGCTGAGCGGACGCCAGGCCCTACTGCGGCACGGGCTCCGCAACGCCCTGCTGCCGGTGATGACGCTCTTCTCTCTGTGGTTCGCGGGGCTGCTCGGCGGATCGGTGGTCGTGGAGGTCATCTTCGCCATCCCCGGAATGGGCCGACTCGTCTACAACGCCGTGATCAACCACGACATCCCGCTGATCCAGGGCGGAATCCTGTCCATCGTGG